One window of Marinobacterium aestuarii genomic DNA carries:
- the cobU gene encoding bifunctional adenosylcobinamide kinase/adenosylcobinamide-phosphate guanylyltransferase, translating to MKQLILGGARSGKSRLAEQRAQATGLPVALVVTMVPGNDTELAERVRRHQADRPADWRLVEAPIALAAALDPLLQAGYCVLVDCLTLWLTNLLLLECDETLQAELDALDALLARVDGSLIMVSNEVGLGIVPMGALSRRFQDQTGWLHQRMAAICDRVTLSVAGLPLEVK from the coding sequence GTGAAACAACTGATACTCGGCGGTGCCCGCTCCGGCAAGAGCCGGCTGGCGGAACAGCGCGCCCAGGCTACAGGCTTGCCAGTGGCGCTGGTGGTCACCATGGTACCGGGGAATGATACAGAACTTGCCGAGCGCGTTCGCCGCCATCAGGCGGATCGCCCGGCCGACTGGCGCCTGGTGGAAGCGCCCATCGCACTCGCCGCTGCGCTTGATCCGCTGCTGCAGGCGGGCTATTGCGTACTGGTGGACTGCCTGACCCTGTGGCTGACTAACCTGTTGCTGCTGGAGTGCGATGAGACTCTGCAGGCTGAGCTGGATGCGCTGGATGCGCTACTGGCACGCGTCGATGGCAGCCTGATCATGGTGAGCAATGAAGTGGGTCTGGGCATTGTGCCCATGGGGGCGCTCAGTCGGCGCTTTCAGGATCAGACCGGCTGGCTGCACCAGCGCATGGCGGCCATTTGTGACCGCGTGACCCTGAGCGTGGCGGGTTTGCCGCTGGAGGTGAAATGA